A window of the Cannabis sativa cultivar Pink pepper isolate KNU-18-1 chromosome X, ASM2916894v1, whole genome shotgun sequence genome harbors these coding sequences:
- the LOC115700067 gene encoding plasma membrane ATPase 4, with translation MGGEKGITLEQIKNESVDLERIPMEEVFEQLKCTKEGLSSDEGAQRLQVFGPNKLEEKKESKILKFLGFMWNPLSWVMEAAAIMAIALANGGGRPPDWQDFVGIIVLLIINSTISFIEENNAGNAAAALMAGLAPKTKVLRDGRWSEQDAAILVPGDIISIKLGDIVPADARLLEGDPLKIDQSALTGESLPVTKHPSEEVFSGSTCKQGEIEAVVIATGVHTFFGKAAHLVDSTNQVGHFQKVLTAIGNFCICSIAVGIVIELIVMYPIQHRKYRDGIDNLLVLLIGGIPIAMPTVLSVTMAIGSHRLSEQGAITKRMTAIEEMAGMDVLCSDKTGTLTLNKLTVDKNLIEVFTKGVEKEHVMLLAARASRTENQDAIDAAIVGMLADPKEARAGIREIHFLPFNPVDKRTALTYIDSDGKWHRASKGAPEQIIDLCNCKEDVRKKVHSVIDKFAERGLRSLAVARQEVPERTKESPGAPWQFVGLLPLFDPPRHDSAETIRRALNLGVNVKMITGDQLAIAKETGRRLGMGTNMYPSSSLLGQDKDASIAALPVDELIEKADGFAGVFPEHKYEIVKKLQEKKHICGMTGDGVNDAPALKRADIGIAVADATDAARGASDIVLTEPGLSVIISAVLTSRAIFQRMKNYTIYAVSITIRIVFGFMFIALIWKFDFAPFMVLIIAILNDGTIMTISKDRVKPSPMPDSWKLKEIFATGIVLGGYLALMTVVFFWVMSDTDFFSDKFGVRSLRNNPPEMMAALYLQVSIVSQALIFVTRSRSWSFVERPGLLLLGAFLIAQLIATFIAVYANWGFARIKGHGWGWAGVIWLYSVVTYFPLDLLKFAIRYVLSGKAWDNLLENKTAFTTKKDYGKEEREAQWAAAQRTLHGLQPPESNNIFPEKSSYRELSEIAEQAKRRAEVARLRELHTLKGHVESVVKLKGLDIDTIQQHYTV, from the exons ATGGGAGGTGAGAAGGGAATTACGCTGGAGCAGATCAAGAATGAGAGCGTCGATCTG GAACGGATTCCCATGGAGGAAGTGTTTGAGCAGTTGAAATGTACCAAAGAAGGACTGTCGTCAGATGAAGGAGCCCAACGGCTTCAAGTCTTTGGACCAAACAAATTGGAAGAGAAAAAG GAGAGCAAGATTCTGAAGTTTTTAGGCTTTATGTGGAATCCTTTGTCCTGGGTCATGGAAGCTGCTGCTATAATGGCTATTGCCTTGGCAAATGGTGGTGGAAGACCTCCGGATTGGCAGGACTTTGTTGGTATTATTGTCCTGCTGATCATCAACTCAACTATCAGTTTTATTGAAGAAAACAATGCTGGTAATGCAGCAGCTGCTCTCATGGCTGGTCTTGCTCCAAAGACTAAG GTCCTTAGAGATGGTCGATGGAGTGAGCAAGATGCAGCAATTTTGGTTCCTGGAGACATTATCAGCATCAAGTTAGGGGATATTGTTCCTGCTGACGCCCGCCTTCTCGAGGGTGATCCTTTAAAAATTGATCAATCTGCTCTAACTGGAGAGTCCCTTCCTGTCACTAAACATCCTTCAGAGGAAGTGTTTTCTGGTTCAACTTGTAAGCAGGGTGAAATTGAAGCAGTTGTGATTGCCACTGGTGTTCACACCTTCTTTGGCAAAGCTGCCCATTTGGTGGACAGCACCAACCAAGTTGGACACTTTCAGAAAGTTCTCACTGCTATCGGTAACTTCTGCATTTGCTCCATTGCTGTTGGAATAGTAATCGAGCTAATAGTTATGTACCCTATCCAGCACCGCAAGTATAGAGATGGGATTGACAATTTGCTTGTTCTCTTGATCGGAGGAATTCCTATTGCCATGCCCACTGTTTTGTCTGTTACAATGGCCATTGGTTCCCACAGGCTCTCTGAGCAAGGGGCTATTACCAAAAGAATGACAGCCATTGAAGAAATGGCTGGCATGGATGTGCTGTGTAGTGATAAGACAGGTACTCTGACCTTGAACAAGTTGACAGTTGACAAAAACCTGATTGAGGTGTTTACCAAAGGGGTGGAGAAGGAGCATGTTATGCTTCTTGCAGCTAGGGCGTCAAGGACTGAAAATCAGGATGCTATTGATGCTGCAATTGTTGGAATGCTTGCAGATCCAAAGGAG GCAAGAGCTGGTATTAGAGAGATCCATTTTCTTCCATTTAACCCAGTAGACAAAAGAACTGCTCTGACCTACATTGACTCTGATGGTAAATGGCATCGTGCTAGCAAGGGAGCTCCTGAGCAG ATAATTGACCTTTGCAACTGCAAGGAGGATGTCAGGAAAAAGGTTCATTCAGTAATTGATAAGTTTGCTGAACGTGGGCTTCGTTCTTTAGCTGTTGCAAGACAGGAAGTACCTGAGAGGACAAAAGAAAGTCCAGGAGCACCATGGCAGTTTGTTGGTTTATTGCCACTGTTTGACCCTCCCCGACATGACAGTGCAGAAACCATTAGGAGAGCTCTCAACCTCGGTGTCAATGTGAAGATGATTACAG GGGATCAGCTGGCCATTGCTAAGGAAACCGGTAGAAGGCTTGGCATGGGAACAAACATGTACCCATCTTCATCATTGCTAGGCCAAGACAAAGATGCATCCATTGCTGCACTTCCTGTGGATGAATTGATTGAGAAGGCTGATGGGTTTGCTGGAGTATTTCCAG AACACAAGTATGAAATTGTGAAGAAGCTTCAGGAGAAGAAGCACATCTGTGGAATGACAGGAGATGGTGTGAATGATGCCCCTGCTCTAAAGAGAGCGGATATTGGAATTGCTGTTGCTGATGCTACTGACGCTGCCAGAGGTGCTTCAGATATTGTCCTCACTGAACCTGGGCTGAGCGTCATTATAAGTGCAGTGCTAACCAGCAGGGCCATTTTCCAAAGGATGAAGAACTACACC ATCTACGCAGTTTCAATTACCATCAGAATAGTG TTTGGATTCATGTTCATTGCTTTGATATGGAAATTCGACTTTGCCCCTTTCATGGTTTTGATCATTGCAATTCTGAATGACG GAACGATTATGACAATATCTAAAGATAGAGTAAAGCCATCGCCTATGCCAGACAGCTGGAAACTGAAAGAAATTTTTGCTACTGGGATTGTTCTTGGAGGTTACTTGGCACTAATGACTGTAGTGTTCTTCTGGGTTATGAGTGATACCGACTTCTTCTCT GACAAGTTTGGTGTAAGATCGTTGAGAAATAACCCTCCTGAGATGATGGCAGCCTTGTACCTTCAAGTGAGTATTGTGAGTCAGGCTCTTATTTTTGTCACAAGGTCTCGCAGCTGGTCCTTTGTTGAACGCCCTGGACTTCTTTTACTCGGTGCTTTCCTTATTGCTCAATTG ATTGCAACCTTCATAGCTGTTTATGCCAATTGGGGATTTGCACGAATAAAAGGTCACGGCTGGGGCTGGGCTGGAGTCATCTGGCTATATAGTGTAGTAACATATTTCCCTCTTGATCTTCTCAAATTTGCAATTCGCTACGTTCTTAGTGGAAAAGCTTGGGACAATCTCTTGGAGAACAAG ACTGCCTTTACCACAAAGAAAGACTatggaaaagaagagagagaagcgCAATGGGCTGCAGCACAGAGGACACTCCATGGTCTTCAACCACCAGAATCTAACAATATTTTCCCTGAAAAAAGTAGTTACAGGGAGCTTTCAGAGATTGCAGAACAAGCCAAGCGCAGGGCTGAGGTTGCAAG GCTTAGGGAGTTGCATACACTCAAGGGTCATGTTGAGTCAGTGGTGAAGCTGAAAGGTCTTGACATTGATACCATTCAGCAGCATTACACAGTTTGA
- the LOC115700070 gene encoding peroxidase 16 — MSSPTMFSVSFLFLFLSSATATTTHHLRKDYYKDSCPNVESLVRAAVEDKFQRIFTTAPATLRLFFHDCFIRGCDASIILFSRNGTAEKDNSDNLSLAGDGFDTVIKAKEAVDRVPHCKNKVSCADILALATRDVVKLTGGPFYEVELGRLDGRISTRASVRHHLPRPEFRVHKLKTMFVSHGLNLFDLVALSGAHTIGFSHCSRISKRIYSFKSKNRIDPTLDLQYAKVLQEQCPRNADPRAVTDMDPNTPEIFDNIYFKNLQQGKGLFTSDQTLFTDKKARKFVNLFASNSTAFEQAFVLAMTKLGRIGVKTGNQGEVRRNCALVN, encoded by the exons ATGAGTTCTCCAACTATGTTCTCtgtttcttttctctttctcttccttagTAGTGCTACTGCTACTACTACTCATCATCTTCGAAAGGACTACTACAAAGACTCATGCCCAAATGTGGAGTCATTAGTTCGAGCTGCAGTTGAAGACAAGTTCCAACGGATCTTCACAACAGCTCCAGCTACTCTTAGGCTCTTTTTCCATGATTGTTTCATCAGG gGATGTGATGCTTCAATAATATTGTTTTCGAGGAATGGGACAGCAGAGAAGGACAACTCAGATAATCTTTCACTAGCTGGAGATGGGTTTGACACTGTCATCAAAGCAAAGGAGGCTGTTGATAGAGTCCCTCACTGCAAGAATAAAGTTTCTTGTGCTGACATTTTGGCTTTGGCCACTAGAGATGTTGTCAAATTg ACAGGGGGACCATTTTATGAAGTTGAACTGGGAAGACTTGATGGGAGAATCTCCACTAGAGCCAGTGTGCGTCACCATCTGCCTCGACCAGAATTCAGAGTTCACAAGCTCAAAACAATGTTTGTCTCACATGGTCTCAATCTATTCGACCTTGTTGCACTCTCAG GAGCACACACGATTGGATTCTCACATTGCAGCAGAATAAGCAAGAGGATTTATAGTTTCAAGAGCAAAAACAGAATTGATCCAACTCTTGACCTGCAATATGCAAAGGTGCTCCAAGAGCAGTGTCCAAGAAATGCAGACCCTAGAGCTGTGACAGACATGGATCCAAACACACCGGAAATCTTCGATAACATCTACTTCAAGAATCTACAACAAGGGAAAGGCCTATTCACCTCTGATCAAACCTTGTTTACTGACAAAAAAGCAAGAAAATTTGTCAACCTTTTTGCATCCAATTCTACTGCTTTTGAACAGGCCTTTGTGCTTGCCATGACTAAGCTTGGACGCATTGGTGTCAAGACTGGGAACCAAGGCGAAGTTAGGCGTAATTGCGCTCTTGTTAACTAA
- the LOC115700075 gene encoding uncharacterized protein LOC115700075 isoform X4: MDSDIEESQKKKLRKSSYSGGDYSRKTFIQDDDIRLETTRDRFFDALKRHGVLVERLSRDSDKMIFERLQNEFEAARSSQTQEICLDGEEWNDGLLATIRERVHMEADRKAMSGDTNDLASPLVQEKITYKVGSKVICCLEGARIGIQYETSFAGEPCELYHCVLESKSFLEKMTVLEHTLPFFLPIKEAENDLLSSNAMKFIDYIGELLQAYVDRREQVRLVKELYGNQIGELYHSLPYQMIEFSLDDFDCKVTIALGYVDPVSVLPSRIKVQAWPVQQSKKNSSNTSRKENEITEGQTGPVRLLYAEDALRTMSLPEAYAEIVLNLPRALQQIFQQRASTT; this comes from the exons ATGGATAGCGACATTGAAGAATCGCAGAAGAAAAAACTTAGAAAGAGCTCGTATTCCGGAGGGGACTATTCTCGCAAG ACTTTTATACAAGATGATGATATCCGTTTAGAGACTACACGAGATAGAT TTTTTGATGCTCTCAAACGACATGGGGTGTTAGTAGAGCGTCTTTCCag GGATTCTGACAAGATGATTTTTGAGCGTCTACAAAATGAATTTGAAGCAGCTCGATCTTCTCAAACTCAAG agATTTGTTTAGATGGAGAAGAGTGGAATGATGGGCTATTAGCTACCATAAGAGAACGG GTTCACATGGAGGCAGACAGAAAGGCAATGTCGGGAGACACAAATGATTTGGCAAGTCCTCTTGTTCAGGAAAAAATTACGTATAAAGTTGGAAGTAAG GTGATTTGCTGCTTGGAAGGGGCAAGAATTGGAATACAATATGAGACATCTTTTGCAG GAGAACCTTGCGAGTTGTATCATTGTGTGCTTGAGAGCAAGTCATTTCTTGAAAAGATGACTGTCTTGGAACACACACTTCCATTTTTTTTGCCAATAAAGGAAGCAGAAAATGATCTTCTTTCATCAAATGCTATG AAATTTATAGATTATATTGGAGAACTTCTACAGGCTTATGTGGATAGACGGGAGCAG GTTCGACTTGTGAAGGAATTGTATGGAAACCAAATTGGAGAACTTTATCATAGCCTGCCCTACCAGATGATTGAATTTTCACTAGATGACTTTGATTG TAAGGTAACTATTGCACTTGGATATGTGGATCCTGTCTCTGTACTTCCTTCTCGTATCAAAGTACAAGCATGGCCAGTGCAACAATCGAAGAAAAACAGTTCGAATACGAGTAGAAAGGAAAATGAAATTACTGAAGGTCAAACTGGTCCAGTTCGCCTGCTATATGCCGAGGATGCATTACGAACTATGAGTCTACCAGAAG CTTATGCAGAGATTGTGCTGAATTTGCCTCGAGCTCTGCAGCAAATATTTCAGCAGAGGGCTTCCACTACTTAA
- the LOC115700075 gene encoding uncharacterized protein LOC115700075 isoform X3 yields the protein MDSDIEESQKKKLRKSSYSGGDYSRKTFIQDDDIRLETTRDRWAKLLCCFTVFDALKRHGVLVERLSRDSDKMIFERLQNEFEAARSSQTQEICLDGEEWNDGLLATIRERVHMEADRKAMSGDTNDLASPLVQEKITYKVGSKVICCLEGARIGIQYETSFAGEPCELYHCVLESKSFLEKMTVLEHTLPFFLPIKEAENDLLSSNAMKFIDYIGELLQAYVDRREQVRLVKELYGNQIGELYHSLPYQMIEFSLDDFDCKVTIALGYVDPVSVLPSRIKVQAWPVQQSKKNSSNTSRKENEITEGQTGPVRLLYAEDALRTMSLPEAYAEIVLNLPRALQQIFQQRASTT from the exons ATGGATAGCGACATTGAAGAATCGCAGAAGAAAAAACTTAGAAAGAGCTCGTATTCCGGAGGGGACTATTCTCGCAAG ACTTTTATACAAGATGATGATATCCGTTTAGAGACTACACGAGATAGAT GGGCTAAGCTTCTATGTTGCTTCACAGTTTTTGATGCTCTCAAACGACATGGGGTGTTAGTAGAGCGTCTTTCCag GGATTCTGACAAGATGATTTTTGAGCGTCTACAAAATGAATTTGAAGCAGCTCGATCTTCTCAAACTCAAG agATTTGTTTAGATGGAGAAGAGTGGAATGATGGGCTATTAGCTACCATAAGAGAACGG GTTCACATGGAGGCAGACAGAAAGGCAATGTCGGGAGACACAAATGATTTGGCAAGTCCTCTTGTTCAGGAAAAAATTACGTATAAAGTTGGAAGTAAG GTGATTTGCTGCTTGGAAGGGGCAAGAATTGGAATACAATATGAGACATCTTTTGCAG GAGAACCTTGCGAGTTGTATCATTGTGTGCTTGAGAGCAAGTCATTTCTTGAAAAGATGACTGTCTTGGAACACACACTTCCATTTTTTTTGCCAATAAAGGAAGCAGAAAATGATCTTCTTTCATCAAATGCTATG AAATTTATAGATTATATTGGAGAACTTCTACAGGCTTATGTGGATAGACGGGAGCAG GTTCGACTTGTGAAGGAATTGTATGGAAACCAAATTGGAGAACTTTATCATAGCCTGCCCTACCAGATGATTGAATTTTCACTAGATGACTTTGATTG TAAGGTAACTATTGCACTTGGATATGTGGATCCTGTCTCTGTACTTCCTTCTCGTATCAAAGTACAAGCATGGCCAGTGCAACAATCGAAGAAAAACAGTTCGAATACGAGTAGAAAGGAAAATGAAATTACTGAAGGTCAAACTGGTCCAGTTCGCCTGCTATATGCCGAGGATGCATTACGAACTATGAGTCTACCAGAAG CTTATGCAGAGATTGTGCTGAATTTGCCTCGAGCTCTGCAGCAAATATTTCAGCAGAGGGCTTCCACTACTTAA
- the LOC115700075 gene encoding uncharacterized protein LOC115700075 isoform X2: protein MDSDIEESQKKKLRKSSYSGGDYSRKCDVWGELLRQLEQFPRRPYDIMGELTFIQDDDIRLETTRDRFFDALKRHGVLVERLSRDSDKMIFERLQNEFEAARSSQTQEICLDGEEWNDGLLATIRERVHMEADRKAMSGDTNDLASPLVQEKITYKVGSKVICCLEGARIGIQYETSFAGEPCELYHCVLESKSFLEKMTVLEHTLPFFLPIKEAENDLLSSNAMKFIDYIGELLQAYVDRREQVRLVKELYGNQIGELYHSLPYQMIEFSLDDFDCKVTIALGYVDPVSVLPSRIKVQAWPVQQSKKNSSNTSRKENEITEGQTGPVRLLYAEDALRTMSLPEAYAEIVLNLPRALQQIFQQRASTT, encoded by the exons ATGGATAGCGACATTGAAGAATCGCAGAAGAAAAAACTTAGAAAGAGCTCGTATTCCGGAGGGGACTATTCTCGCAAG TGTGATGTCTGGGGGGAACTATTGCGGCAACTTGAGCAGTTTCCCCGACGTCCCTATGACATAATGGGAGAATTG ACTTTTATACAAGATGATGATATCCGTTTAGAGACTACACGAGATAGAT TTTTTGATGCTCTCAAACGACATGGGGTGTTAGTAGAGCGTCTTTCCag GGATTCTGACAAGATGATTTTTGAGCGTCTACAAAATGAATTTGAAGCAGCTCGATCTTCTCAAACTCAAG agATTTGTTTAGATGGAGAAGAGTGGAATGATGGGCTATTAGCTACCATAAGAGAACGG GTTCACATGGAGGCAGACAGAAAGGCAATGTCGGGAGACACAAATGATTTGGCAAGTCCTCTTGTTCAGGAAAAAATTACGTATAAAGTTGGAAGTAAG GTGATTTGCTGCTTGGAAGGGGCAAGAATTGGAATACAATATGAGACATCTTTTGCAG GAGAACCTTGCGAGTTGTATCATTGTGTGCTTGAGAGCAAGTCATTTCTTGAAAAGATGACTGTCTTGGAACACACACTTCCATTTTTTTTGCCAATAAAGGAAGCAGAAAATGATCTTCTTTCATCAAATGCTATG AAATTTATAGATTATATTGGAGAACTTCTACAGGCTTATGTGGATAGACGGGAGCAG GTTCGACTTGTGAAGGAATTGTATGGAAACCAAATTGGAGAACTTTATCATAGCCTGCCCTACCAGATGATTGAATTTTCACTAGATGACTTTGATTG TAAGGTAACTATTGCACTTGGATATGTGGATCCTGTCTCTGTACTTCCTTCTCGTATCAAAGTACAAGCATGGCCAGTGCAACAATCGAAGAAAAACAGTTCGAATACGAGTAGAAAGGAAAATGAAATTACTGAAGGTCAAACTGGTCCAGTTCGCCTGCTATATGCCGAGGATGCATTACGAACTATGAGTCTACCAGAAG CTTATGCAGAGATTGTGCTGAATTTGCCTCGAGCTCTGCAGCAAATATTTCAGCAGAGGGCTTCCACTACTTAA
- the LOC115700075 gene encoding uncharacterized protein LOC115700075 isoform X1, which yields MDSDIEESQKKKLRKSSYSGGDYSRKCDVWGELLRQLEQFPRRPYDIMGELTFIQDDDIRLETTRDRWAKLLCCFTVFDALKRHGVLVERLSRDSDKMIFERLQNEFEAARSSQTQEICLDGEEWNDGLLATIRERVHMEADRKAMSGDTNDLASPLVQEKITYKVGSKVICCLEGARIGIQYETSFAGEPCELYHCVLESKSFLEKMTVLEHTLPFFLPIKEAENDLLSSNAMKFIDYIGELLQAYVDRREQVRLVKELYGNQIGELYHSLPYQMIEFSLDDFDCKVTIALGYVDPVSVLPSRIKVQAWPVQQSKKNSSNTSRKENEITEGQTGPVRLLYAEDALRTMSLPEAYAEIVLNLPRALQQIFQQRASTT from the exons ATGGATAGCGACATTGAAGAATCGCAGAAGAAAAAACTTAGAAAGAGCTCGTATTCCGGAGGGGACTATTCTCGCAAG TGTGATGTCTGGGGGGAACTATTGCGGCAACTTGAGCAGTTTCCCCGACGTCCCTATGACATAATGGGAGAATTG ACTTTTATACAAGATGATGATATCCGTTTAGAGACTACACGAGATAGAT GGGCTAAGCTTCTATGTTGCTTCACAGTTTTTGATGCTCTCAAACGACATGGGGTGTTAGTAGAGCGTCTTTCCag GGATTCTGACAAGATGATTTTTGAGCGTCTACAAAATGAATTTGAAGCAGCTCGATCTTCTCAAACTCAAG agATTTGTTTAGATGGAGAAGAGTGGAATGATGGGCTATTAGCTACCATAAGAGAACGG GTTCACATGGAGGCAGACAGAAAGGCAATGTCGGGAGACACAAATGATTTGGCAAGTCCTCTTGTTCAGGAAAAAATTACGTATAAAGTTGGAAGTAAG GTGATTTGCTGCTTGGAAGGGGCAAGAATTGGAATACAATATGAGACATCTTTTGCAG GAGAACCTTGCGAGTTGTATCATTGTGTGCTTGAGAGCAAGTCATTTCTTGAAAAGATGACTGTCTTGGAACACACACTTCCATTTTTTTTGCCAATAAAGGAAGCAGAAAATGATCTTCTTTCATCAAATGCTATG AAATTTATAGATTATATTGGAGAACTTCTACAGGCTTATGTGGATAGACGGGAGCAG GTTCGACTTGTGAAGGAATTGTATGGAAACCAAATTGGAGAACTTTATCATAGCCTGCCCTACCAGATGATTGAATTTTCACTAGATGACTTTGATTG TAAGGTAACTATTGCACTTGGATATGTGGATCCTGTCTCTGTACTTCCTTCTCGTATCAAAGTACAAGCATGGCCAGTGCAACAATCGAAGAAAAACAGTTCGAATACGAGTAGAAAGGAAAATGAAATTACTGAAGGTCAAACTGGTCCAGTTCGCCTGCTATATGCCGAGGATGCATTACGAACTATGAGTCTACCAGAAG CTTATGCAGAGATTGTGCTGAATTTGCCTCGAGCTCTGCAGCAAATATTTCAGCAGAGGGCTTCCACTACTTAA